The following coding sequences are from one Streptomyces sp. NBC_00536 window:
- a CDS encoding TcmI family type II polyketide cyclase encodes MHQALIVARMAPGSAPDIADLFAASDAGELPHLVGVKRRSLFQFGDVYMHLIESDTPPGPAIAEVTGHPEFRSLSDSLARYISPHDPETWRSPKDAMAQRFYRWERPAG; translated from the coding sequence ATGCACCAAGCGCTCATCGTGGCCCGTATGGCACCCGGCTCCGCACCCGACATCGCCGACCTGTTCGCGGCCTCGGACGCGGGCGAACTGCCCCACCTGGTCGGCGTCAAGCGCCGCAGCCTGTTCCAGTTCGGCGACGTGTACATGCACCTGATCGAGTCCGACACCCCGCCGGGACCGGCCATCGCCGAGGTCACCGGGCACCCGGAGTTCCGCAGCCTCAGCGACAGCCTCGCCCGGTACATCAGCCCGCACGACCCCGAGACCTGGCGCAGCCCGAAGGACGCGATGGCCCAGCGCTTCTACCGCTGGGAGCGCCCCGCGGGCTGA
- a CDS encoding tetratricopeptide repeat protein: protein MDEPAEIGRRVQRLRTERGLTQRQLAEPSYSAAYVSTLESGKVRPSETALRFLAGRLDVSYEELVTGRPAHLATELRLGLTDAQRALATGAADEAADRYLRLLAEAERLGLPAERAEALLGLGDCALESGELTEAVSRFEAAERLLEGEPLHRRARPIRGRAVALLLAGELRYACYLLESTIDELNAGGLPDPEALVLLYAAVIGPYIDMGAHARAAHAAELALALAPRVGDPALVAGMHRQVARTFLAEGRPADADASLAKAQEIYRQLRLGADLAHCHWMRGYVQAQNGELHAAERELRTARDMLAARRAALYTAQVEVELADVLRRLGRYEEAAELLSELLELGDRHGAVHAGGAHRLLGLIAQERGDTGAAEEHYVRALALLERSGASGDLADLCRLLGDLLRRAGRTEAALDAYRTGLGHRAAPGTTTLGPAPAAPAVEGPRSGSGVLRLPR from the coding sequence ATGGACGAACCGGCGGAGATCGGGCGCAGGGTGCAGCGGTTGAGAACCGAACGCGGGCTGACCCAGCGGCAGTTGGCCGAACCCTCCTACAGCGCCGCCTACGTCTCGACCCTGGAGTCCGGCAAGGTCCGGCCGTCCGAAACGGCCCTGCGCTTCCTCGCCGGCCGCCTGGACGTCAGTTACGAGGAGCTGGTCACCGGCAGGCCCGCCCACCTGGCCACCGAGCTGCGGCTCGGGCTGACCGACGCCCAGCGCGCGCTGGCCACCGGCGCCGCCGACGAGGCCGCCGACCGCTACCTGCGCCTCCTCGCCGAGGCGGAGCGGCTCGGCCTCCCCGCGGAGCGGGCCGAAGCACTGCTGGGCCTGGGCGACTGCGCGCTGGAGTCGGGTGAACTCACCGAGGCCGTCAGCCGGTTCGAGGCGGCGGAGCGGCTCCTGGAGGGCGAGCCGCTGCACCGCCGGGCCCGCCCGATCCGGGGCCGCGCGGTCGCGCTGCTACTGGCCGGTGAGCTGCGCTACGCCTGCTACCTGCTCGAATCCACCATCGACGAGCTGAACGCGGGCGGGCTGCCCGACCCCGAGGCGCTGGTGCTGCTCTACGCCGCCGTCATCGGCCCGTACATCGACATGGGCGCGCACGCCCGGGCCGCGCACGCGGCCGAACTCGCGCTCGCGCTGGCCCCCCGGGTCGGCGATCCGGCGCTGGTCGCGGGCATGCACCGGCAGGTGGCCCGGACCTTCCTCGCCGAGGGGCGGCCCGCCGACGCCGATGCCTCGCTCGCCAAGGCCCAGGAGATCTACCGGCAGCTGCGGCTGGGGGCCGACCTGGCGCACTGCCACTGGATGCGGGGGTACGTACAGGCGCAGAACGGCGAACTGCACGCGGCGGAGCGGGAGTTGCGCACGGCGCGGGACATGCTGGCGGCGCGCCGGGCCGCGCTCTACACGGCGCAGGTCGAGGTGGAGCTGGCCGACGTGCTGCGGCGCCTCGGCCGGTACGAGGAGGCGGCGGAGCTCCTGTCGGAGCTGCTGGAGCTGGGCGACCGGCACGGCGCGGTGCACGCGGGCGGGGCCCACCGGCTGCTCGGGCTGATCGCGCAGGAGCGCGGGGACACCGGCGCGGCCGAGGAGCACTACGTACGGGCGCTCGCGCTGCTGGAGCGCAGCGGGGCCTCGGGCGATCTCGCCGACCTGTGCCGCCTGCTGGGCGATCTGCTGCGGCGGGCCGGGCGCACGGAGGCGGCGCTGGACGCGTACCGGACCGGCCTGGGCCACCGCGCGGCCCCGGGGACCACGACCCTGGGCCCGGCGCCCGCCGCCCCGGCCGTCGAGGGACCACGGAGCGGATCCGGGGTGCTCCGCCTCCCCCGGTAG
- a CDS encoding M64 family metallopeptidase yields the protein MRPVIRPALRAVAVACCAATVLLAAGPGAASADPAPRPATAPPGATRVPVEVPGPEHGGEAGSGSVRVPSQGRAKPALRLSEAERMADGAVTKMIDNGPVADRLDIVVVGDGYTAAELDRFHTDAKEKWAELSAVEPYASYRNLFNVWTVDAVSRESGVSGDPDPATVRDTALGSYFWCEQIERLLCVDQPKVDGYVAKAPAADLVIVLANSAKYGGAGYNERSATLGYEGISTASAGHPKSGQVAVHETGHSLGKLADEYFYPGVPEYEHYTGSEPAESNTSTLAAGPMAGQRSKWYRWLGETSPDGGTVGAYEGGGYYVSGLYRPTDASIMRVLGKPFNLPGVEAMIAGFHQHAHLVTPLAPTGRTLRLRDAAKVAVPRLTGPDGRQPVVRWYLDGREQKRFEGRTEVHVGELWLFDLRAHRLTVTAEDRTPSVRDPEIARTLRSTAEWQVRL from the coding sequence ATGAGACCAGTCATCCGTCCGGCCCTGCGCGCGGTCGCCGTGGCCTGCTGCGCCGCCACCGTCCTGCTGGCCGCGGGGCCGGGCGCGGCGAGCGCCGACCCGGCGCCGCGTCCGGCCACCGCGCCGCCGGGCGCCACCCGCGTACCCGTGGAGGTGCCCGGACCGGAGCACGGCGGCGAGGCCGGTTCCGGGTCGGTGCGGGTGCCGTCCCAAGGGCGGGCGAAGCCCGCGCTGCGGCTCTCGGAGGCCGAGCGGATGGCCGACGGAGCGGTCACCAAAATGATCGACAACGGTCCGGTGGCCGACCGCCTGGACATCGTGGTCGTCGGTGACGGATACACCGCCGCGGAGCTGGACCGCTTCCACACCGACGCCAAGGAGAAGTGGGCCGAACTCTCCGCGGTCGAGCCCTACGCCAGTTACCGCAACCTCTTCAACGTCTGGACGGTCGACGCCGTCTCCCGGGAGTCCGGGGTCTCCGGCGACCCGGACCCGGCGACGGTCCGCGACACCGCGCTCGGCTCGTACTTCTGGTGCGAGCAGATCGAGCGGCTGCTCTGCGTCGACCAGCCCAAGGTGGACGGCTACGTGGCGAAGGCGCCCGCGGCCGACCTGGTGATCGTCCTCGCCAACAGCGCCAAGTACGGCGGCGCGGGCTACAACGAGCGCAGTGCGACCCTCGGCTACGAGGGCATATCGACCGCTTCGGCGGGCCACCCGAAGTCCGGCCAGGTCGCCGTCCACGAGACCGGCCACTCGCTGGGCAAGCTCGCCGACGAGTACTTCTACCCCGGGGTGCCCGAGTACGAGCACTACACCGGCTCCGAGCCCGCCGAGTCCAACACCTCCACCCTCGCGGCCGGTCCCATGGCCGGGCAGCGGTCCAAGTGGTACCGCTGGCTCGGCGAGACCTCGCCCGACGGCGGTACCGTCGGCGCGTACGAGGGCGGCGGGTACTACGTGTCCGGCCTCTACCGGCCCACCGACGCCTCGATCATGCGGGTGCTGGGCAAGCCCTTCAACCTGCCCGGCGTCGAGGCGATGATCGCGGGCTTCCACCAGCACGCGCACCTGGTCACCCCGCTCGCCCCGACCGGCCGCACGCTACGGCTCCGGGACGCCGCGAAGGTCGCCGTACCCCGGCTGACCGGCCCGGACGGGCGGCAGCCGGTGGTGCGCTGGTACCTGGACGGACGGGAGCAGAAACGATTCGAGGGCCGTACCGAGGTACACGTCGGCGAACTGTGGCTGTTCGACCTGCGCGCGCACCGGCTGACGGTCACCGCCGAGGACCGCACCCCCTCGGTACGCGACCCGGAGATCGCCCGGACCCTGCGGTCAACCGCCGAATGGCAGGTCCGCCTCTGA
- a CDS encoding helix-turn-helix domain-containing protein — translation MDHAGGGADRARAARRPRGQPSALARGGHGPGSDDPGLPPKRAAQLVRFDRAVHRLAAGDAAVRVAADGGYADQSHLHRDVAAFAGVTPSAVAREPWLAVDDVAWPGRTR, via the coding sequence CTGGATCATGCGGGAGGCGGCGCGGACCGCGCACGAGCGGCTCGGCGTCCCCGTGGGCAGCCATCTGCTCTCGCCCGGGGTGGCCATGGGCCAGGATCTGATGACCCGGGGCTGCCGCCGAAGCGCGCCGCGCAGCTCGTCCGCTTCGACAGGGCGGTACACCGCCTCGCCGCGGGTGACGCCGCGGTCCGGGTCGCGGCGGACGGCGGCTACGCCGACCAGTCCCACCTGCACCGTGACGTGGCGGCCTTCGCCGGAGTGACCCCGTCGGCCGTGGCCCGCGAGCCGTGGCTGGCCGTCGACGATGTCGCCTGGCCCGGCCGCACGCGCTGA
- a CDS encoding serine hydrolase domain-containing protein — MTGLRGILEPPVNAGTLPGAVALVARGDRVEVAAVGTAEAGGSTPMARDTIFRIASLTKPVTAAAVMLLVEEGLLTLDGPVTPWLPELADRVVVRTPSSPVADVVPAVRPITVSDLLTFRAGYGFPRDFSLPAVGLLFSELRQGPPQPQRVAPPDAWMKALSGIPLLYQPGEAWLYNTCSDILGVLIARVSGQPLPEFLAERIFAPLGMTDTGFAVPAASLDRFTGYYRAAAEEGGAPELVDARDGGWTRVPPFPSGTGGLVSTVDDWYAFARMMLAEGALSPGTGTGTGTRTGATAARLLSPGSVRLMTTDCLTPAQRAGGELFLEGQGWGFGGSVDVETREPWNVPGRYGWVGGTGTAAHLVPSTGAVSILLTQLEMSGPTPPPLMRAFWRYAAGS, encoded by the coding sequence ATGACCGGTCTGCGCGGGATTCTGGAACCGCCGGTGAACGCCGGGACACTGCCGGGCGCGGTGGCGCTGGTGGCCCGGGGCGACCGGGTCGAGGTGGCCGCCGTGGGGACCGCCGAGGCCGGCGGGAGCACTCCGATGGCCCGGGACACGATCTTCCGGATCGCCTCGCTGACCAAGCCGGTCACCGCCGCCGCGGTGATGCTGCTGGTCGAGGAGGGCCTGCTCACGCTGGACGGCCCGGTCACGCCCTGGCTGCCGGAGCTGGCCGACCGGGTGGTCGTCCGTACCCCGTCGAGCCCCGTCGCCGACGTGGTGCCCGCGGTCCGCCCGATCACCGTGTCCGACCTGCTGACCTTCCGCGCCGGATACGGCTTCCCCCGGGACTTCTCGCTCCCCGCGGTCGGCCTGCTCTTCAGCGAGCTGCGCCAGGGCCCGCCGCAGCCGCAGCGGGTCGCGCCGCCGGACGCCTGGATGAAGGCCCTGTCGGGGATTCCGCTGCTGTACCAGCCGGGCGAGGCCTGGCTCTACAACACCTGCTCGGACATCCTGGGCGTCCTGATCGCACGCGTCTCGGGGCAGCCCCTGCCGGAGTTCCTGGCCGAGCGGATCTTCGCGCCGCTCGGCATGACGGACACCGGCTTCGCCGTCCCGGCCGCCTCGCTGGACCGTTTCACCGGCTACTACCGGGCCGCCGCCGAGGAGGGCGGCGCGCCGGAGCTGGTCGACGCCCGCGACGGCGGGTGGACCCGCGTGCCCCCGTTCCCCTCCGGCACGGGCGGGCTGGTCTCGACCGTGGACGACTGGTACGCCTTCGCCCGGATGATGCTCGCCGAGGGAGCCCTGAGCCCCGGCACGGGCACGGGTACCGGCACCCGCACCGGCGCCACCGCCGCCCGGCTGCTGTCGCCCGGGTCGGTGCGGCTGATGACCACCGACTGCCTGACCCCGGCCCAGCGCGCCGGGGGCGAGCTGTTCCTGGAGGGCCAGGGCTGGGGCTTCGGCGGATCCGTCGACGTCGAGACGCGCGAACCGTGGAACGTACCGGGCCGCTACGGGTGGGTCGGCGGCACGGGCACGGCCGCGCACCTCGTCCCCTCCACCGGCGCCGTCTCGATCCTGCTGACCCAGCTGGAAATGAGCGGCCCGACGCCGCCGCCGCTGATGCGCGCCTTCTGGCGGTACGCGGCGGGCAGCTGA
- a CDS encoding DUF6381 family protein, with the protein MSVAGESGGRAGQMRAKAQELNEAAERAADPQDRQRLKDKAKRLQEQSEQESRIDDPGMDLR; encoded by the coding sequence ATGAGCGTTGCAGGCGAGTCCGGTGGCCGGGCCGGGCAGATGCGCGCGAAGGCGCAGGAGCTGAACGAGGCGGCCGAGCGGGCCGCCGACCCGCAGGACCGCCAACGGCTCAAGGACAAGGCGAAGCGCCTGCAGGAGCAGAGCGAGCAGGAGAGCAGGATCGACGATCCGGGCATGGACCTGCGGTAG
- a CDS encoding VOC family protein encodes MELTQIRLLVTDFTACYRFYRDVLGLTPQFDDERGPYAKLSPDGGSAAIALHDRAQMAALVGSLAEAPEGHRALIALRVDDLDATHALLTARGGVFLRDPAPLGDRIKVAHLADPEGNLVELQEWVRAHPA; translated from the coding sequence ATGGAACTCACTCAAATCCGCCTGCTGGTCACGGACTTCACCGCCTGCTACCGCTTCTACCGGGACGTTCTCGGCCTCACCCCGCAGTTCGACGACGAGCGGGGCCCGTACGCCAAGCTCTCGCCCGACGGCGGCAGCGCCGCGATAGCCCTGCACGACCGCGCACAGATGGCCGCACTGGTCGGGTCGCTCGCCGAGGCGCCCGAGGGCCACCGGGCGCTGATCGCGCTGCGGGTCGACGACCTCGATGCCACCCACGCCCTGCTCACCGCGCGCGGCGGCGTGTTCCTGCGCGATCCGGCCCCGCTGGGTGACCGGATCAAGGTGGCGCACCTCGCCGACCCCGAGGGCAACCTGGTCGAGTTGCAGGAGTGGGTCCGGGCTCACCCCGCGTAA
- a CDS encoding ABC transporter ATP-binding protein, whose product MTMSGTTGARWAVEAGGLGKRYRRGWALRDCSFRVPAGRVCALVGPNGAGKSTLLGLAAGLDAPTEGELRILGLPAGSPDGMSRWSFLGQDKPLFKRFTVAEHLRMGRELNPGWDRATAERIVAEGRIPANARAGQLSGGQRTRVALALAFGKRPELLLLDEPLADLDPVARDEIGALLMSEAAEHGTTVLMSSHVLAELEGMCDFVLVLTDGRVRMAGEADELVAMHSVVTGLTVDGELPAALHDHTLIEVRTAGRQFTAMVRRQGPLGGDWQRAEPGMEEVLLAYLRSPHAPALLSPSAVPVHREESAA is encoded by the coding sequence ATGACCATGTCCGGTACGACAGGCGCCCGATGGGCCGTGGAGGCGGGCGGCCTGGGCAAGAGGTACCGGCGGGGGTGGGCGCTGCGGGACTGCTCGTTCCGGGTCCCGGCCGGCCGGGTCTGTGCCCTGGTGGGACCCAACGGGGCGGGCAAGAGCACCCTGCTGGGGCTGGCGGCGGGCCTGGACGCGCCGACGGAAGGGGAGCTGCGGATCCTCGGGCTCCCGGCCGGATCCCCGGACGGCATGTCCCGCTGGTCCTTCCTGGGTCAGGACAAGCCGCTCTTCAAACGGTTCACCGTCGCGGAGCACCTGCGGATGGGACGGGAACTCAACCCCGGCTGGGACCGGGCCACCGCCGAGCGGATCGTGGCGGAGGGCCGGATCCCGGCGAACGCCCGCGCCGGTCAGCTCTCGGGCGGCCAGCGCACCCGCGTCGCCCTCGCGCTCGCCTTCGGCAAGCGCCCCGAACTCCTGCTCCTCGACGAGCCGTTGGCCGATCTCGACCCGGTGGCCCGGGATGAGATCGGCGCCCTGCTGATGTCCGAGGCCGCCGAGCACGGAACCACCGTCCTCATGTCCTCCCACGTCCTGGCGGAGCTGGAGGGCATGTGCGACTTCGTCCTCGTCCTCACCGACGGCCGGGTCCGCATGGCCGGTGAAGCCGATGAACTGGTGGCCATGCACAGCGTGGTCACCGGACTGACCGTGGACGGGGAGCTGCCCGCGGCGCTGCACGACCACACCCTGATCGAAGTCCGCACCGCCGGACGGCAGTTCACCGCGATGGTGCGCCGCCAGGGCCCCCTCGGCGGTGACTGGCAGCGCGCCGAACCCGGAATGGAGGAGGTACTGCTCGCCTACCTCCGCTCACCGCACGCGCCCGCCCTGCTGTCCCCGTCCGCCGTTCCCGTCCACCGAGAGGAAAGCGCGGCATGA
- a CDS encoding ABC transporter permease, whose product MSVPTHTIDEAPAHQDAGPGRPRRLRGLAWLIARQHRTVLIVCAALTVLGAAWTVHQRGAMLDTLHAAGWPGTPADALDPDVVNRVGNDFNSYSGYLTRLPVLFGVFLGAPLIAVDRESGTARLVATQSVSRGRWLRWKLGFALVLVTVVTGTLSALHTWWWHSIAPFGAGDWLQGSVFGATGPVLVASALFATALGMAIGVMARRAVAASAATYVLSAAAVIAVESLRLRLVTTHRITYPFADHYPVLDRAVQTDQWVGTASGKLYGYGTCVHDAVPDACRARLGIVNSVWDYLSFDQMPGMQWTEAGIYLVLAAALTALAMWWIRRYPS is encoded by the coding sequence ATGAGCGTGCCCACCCACACCATCGACGAGGCCCCCGCGCACCAGGACGCCGGTCCCGGCCGGCCCCGTCGGCTGCGCGGCCTGGCCTGGCTCATCGCGCGCCAGCACCGCACCGTCCTGATCGTCTGCGCCGCGCTGACCGTGCTCGGCGCCGCCTGGACCGTCCACCAGCGCGGCGCGATGCTCGACACCCTGCACGCCGCCGGATGGCCCGGCACGCCCGCGGACGCGCTCGACCCGGATGTGGTCAACCGGGTCGGCAACGACTTCAACTCCTACAGCGGCTATCTGACCCGGCTGCCCGTACTGTTCGGCGTCTTCCTCGGCGCCCCGCTGATCGCGGTGGACCGGGAATCGGGCACCGCGCGGCTGGTCGCCACCCAGTCGGTGTCCCGGGGGCGGTGGCTGCGCTGGAAGCTGGGCTTCGCCCTGGTCCTGGTCACGGTCGTCACCGGGACGCTGAGCGCCCTGCACACCTGGTGGTGGCACTCCATCGCCCCGTTCGGCGCGGGCGACTGGCTCCAGGGCAGCGTCTTCGGCGCCACCGGCCCCGTCCTGGTGGCGAGCGCGCTGTTCGCCACCGCGCTGGGCATGGCCATCGGCGTCATGGCCCGCCGCGCGGTGGCCGCGAGCGCCGCGACCTACGTGCTGTCCGCCGCGGCGGTCATCGCCGTCGAATCCCTCCGGCTCCGGCTGGTGACCACGCACCGCATCACCTATCCCTTCGCCGACCACTACCCGGTGCTCGACCGCGCGGTCCAGACGGACCAGTGGGTGGGCACGGCCTCCGGCAAGCTCTACGGGTACGGCACCTGTGTGCACGACGCGGTCCCGGACGCCTGCCGGGCCAGGCTCGGGATCGTGAACTCGGTCTGGGATTACCTCAGTTTCGACCAGATGCCCGGGATGCAGTGGACCGAGGCCGGGATCTACCTGGTTCTGGCCGCGGCCCTGACCGCTCTGGCCATGTGGTGGATCCGGCGGTACCCGAGCTGA
- a CDS encoding GntR family transcriptional regulator, which yields MVVFRIERRAGLPTYLQIVAQVEQALRMGALVEGDKLPTAAQVAASTKVNPNTTLKAYRELERAGLVEVRQGAGTFITRTLVTPQTGPESPLRARLAEWAREAREQGLAAEDLVTLFEAVLTDTFPGAGTRPRDKEPKLA from the coding sequence GTGGTCGTATTCCGGATAGAGCGCCGCGCGGGCCTGCCCACCTACCTCCAGATCGTGGCGCAGGTGGAGCAGGCGCTGCGCATGGGCGCGCTGGTCGAGGGGGACAAGCTGCCGACCGCGGCGCAGGTGGCCGCCAGTACGAAGGTCAATCCCAACACCACGCTCAAGGCCTACCGGGAGCTGGAACGGGCCGGGCTGGTCGAAGTGCGCCAGGGCGCGGGTACGTTCATCACCCGCACCCTGGTCACACCGCAGACCGGCCCCGAGTCCCCGCTGCGGGCCCGGCTCGCCGAGTGGGCGCGCGAGGCGCGCGAACAGGGGCTGGCCGCCGAGGACCTGGTGACCCTGTTCGAAGCGGTGCTCACGGATACCTTCCCGGGCGCCGGGACGCGGCCGCGCGACAAAGAGCCGAAATTGGCCTGA
- a CDS encoding phospholipase, with protein sequence MVRQPSLRPAAPFTRVALPVLPALLLALLPVLPAAAADAPHLDSVERTLRQVSPGLEGRVWERTAGNSLDASTPGGGDWLLQTPGCWGDATCADRPGTRRLLDKMTENISRARHTVDISTLAPFPDGAFQDALVVGLKASAAAGNKLTVRVLVGAAPVYHLNVVPSKYRDELVGRLGADAPNVTLNVASMTTSKTAFSWNHSKLLVVDGQSAVTGGINSWKGDYLDTAHPVSDVDLALSGPAAASAGKYLDELWSWTCQNKGNIASVWFASSNGAGCLPALARVEPPAPATGDVPVIAVGGLGVGIRRNDPASLFQSVLPTAPDTKCVVGLHDNTNADRDYDTVNPEESALRTLISSAGAHIEISQQDLNATCPPLPRYDIRTYDALAERLAAGVKVRIVVSDPANRGAVGSGGYSQIKSLSEISDTLRDRLARLTGDQARARTVMCSGLQLATFRSAANPTWADGHPYAQHHKLVSVDDAAFYIGSKNLYPAWLQDFGYVVESPAAAGQLRTQLLAPQWQYSKATATVDYEQGICR encoded by the coding sequence TTGGTCCGCCAGCCCTCACTCCGTCCTGCCGCGCCGTTCACCCGCGTCGCGCTGCCCGTCCTTCCCGCGCTCCTGCTGGCGCTGCTGCCCGTCCTCCCGGCGGCCGCCGCCGACGCGCCGCACCTCGATTCCGTCGAACGGACGCTCCGTCAGGTCAGCCCCGGTCTCGAAGGCCGGGTGTGGGAGCGCACCGCGGGCAACAGCCTCGACGCGTCCACACCGGGCGGCGGCGACTGGCTGCTCCAGACCCCCGGCTGCTGGGGTGACGCCACCTGCGCCGACCGCCCCGGCACCCGGCGGCTGCTCGACAAGATGACCGAGAACATCTCCCGCGCGCGGCACACCGTGGACATATCCACCCTGGCGCCGTTCCCCGACGGCGCCTTCCAGGACGCCCTCGTCGTCGGCCTGAAGGCATCGGCCGCGGCCGGGAACAAGCTCACGGTCCGGGTGCTGGTCGGGGCGGCCCCGGTGTACCACCTGAACGTCGTACCGTCGAAGTACCGGGACGAACTGGTGGGCAGGCTCGGCGCGGACGCGCCGAACGTCACGCTCAACGTCGCCTCGATGACCACCTCCAAGACCGCGTTCTCCTGGAACCACTCCAAACTCCTCGTGGTCGACGGCCAGTCGGCCGTCACCGGTGGCATCAACAGCTGGAAGGGCGACTACCTCGACACCGCCCACCCGGTGTCCGACGTCGACCTCGCGCTGAGCGGCCCCGCCGCCGCCTCCGCGGGGAAGTACCTGGACGAGCTGTGGTCCTGGACCTGCCAGAACAAGGGCAACATCGCGAGCGTCTGGTTCGCCTCCTCCAACGGCGCCGGATGCCTGCCCGCACTGGCGCGGGTGGAGCCGCCCGCGCCCGCCACGGGCGACGTACCGGTGATCGCGGTCGGCGGCCTCGGCGTGGGGATCCGGCGCAACGACCCGGCCTCGCTCTTCCAGTCAGTCCTGCCGACCGCGCCCGACACCAAATGCGTCGTCGGCCTGCACGACAACACCAACGCCGACCGCGACTACGACACGGTCAACCCCGAGGAGAGCGCCCTGCGCACGCTGATCTCCAGTGCGGGCGCGCACATCGAGATCTCACAGCAGGACCTCAACGCCACCTGCCCGCCCCTGCCGCGCTACGACATCCGCACCTACGACGCCCTCGCCGAGCGCCTGGCCGCGGGCGTCAAGGTCCGCATCGTCGTCAGTGATCCGGCCAACCGCGGCGCCGTGGGCAGCGGGGGCTACTCGCAGATCAAGTCCCTCTCCGAGATCAGCGACACGCTCCGCGACCGCCTGGCGCGCCTCACGGGCGACCAGGCCCGCGCCCGTACCGTGATGTGCTCCGGGCTCCAGCTCGCCACCTTCCGCAGCGCCGCGAACCCGACCTGGGCGGACGGTCACCCGTACGCGCAGCACCACAAGCTGGTCTCCGTCGACGACGCGGCCTTCTACATCGGGTCGAAGAACCTCTACCCCGCGTGGCTCCAGGACTTCGGCTATGTGGTGGAGAGCCCGGCCGCCGCGGGGCAGCTGCGCACGCAACTGCTCGCGCCGCAGTGGCAGTACTCCAAGGCGACCGCCACGGTCGACTACGAGCAGGGCATCTGTCGCTGA
- a CDS encoding TetR/AcrR family transcriptional regulator, whose translation MAWDTARTKQLLLDAAVEEFAEHGPEGARVARVATRAGVNKERIYQYFGGKEKLFAAVLECELQKLAAAVPLDEAQAKDLGDYAGRVFDYHRQHPHFVRLLAWEGLQCQDWVAAQCERTDHYDEKIAAIAAAQRAGALTGAVAPGQLMHTVISLTVSWFNLPQLSRMLVPAVADEGATAQRAALVEAVRRLTAT comes from the coding sequence ATGGCCTGGGACACTGCGCGCACGAAACAGCTCCTGCTCGACGCCGCGGTCGAGGAGTTCGCCGAACACGGCCCCGAAGGCGCCCGTGTCGCCCGTGTCGCGACCCGCGCGGGCGTCAACAAGGAGCGCATCTACCAGTACTTCGGCGGCAAGGAGAAGCTGTTCGCCGCCGTCCTGGAGTGCGAACTGCAGAAGCTCGCCGCCGCGGTGCCGCTGGACGAAGCGCAGGCCAAGGACCTCGGCGACTACGCGGGCCGGGTGTTCGACTACCACCGGCAGCACCCGCACTTCGTGCGCCTCCTCGCCTGGGAGGGGCTCCAGTGCCAGGACTGGGTGGCCGCCCAGTGCGAGCGCACCGACCACTACGACGAGAAGATCGCGGCCATCGCCGCCGCCCAGCGGGCCGGCGCGCTCACCGGAGCCGTCGCGCCCGGGCAGCTCATGCACACGGTGATCTCCTTGACCGTGTCCTGGTTCAACCTGCCGCAGCTCTCCCGGATGCTGGTCCCCGCCGTCGCGGATGAGGGTGCCACCGCGCAGCGTGCGGCCCTGGTCGAGGCGGTCCGCCGCCTCACGGCGACCTGA